The stretch of DNA GATCAACAAGCGCCTGGACATCGACGTGCCCCTGGAGACCAAGGTCCTGACGGACCGGGACATCGTCGAGATAGTGCGGGCCCTCCTTGAGCTCAGAACGGGGCGGGGCGAGGTGGACGACATCGACCATCTGGGCAACCGAAGGGTGCGCGCGGTGGGCGAGCTCCTGGAGAACCAGTTCCGCATCGGGCTGGTCAGGATGGAGCGGGCCATCAAGGAGAAGATGACCCTTACCGAGCTGGAGGAGGCCATGCCCCACGACCTGGTCAACGCCAAACCCGTCATCGCCTCGGTGAAGGAGTTCTTCGGCTCCAGCCAGTTGAGCCAGTTCATGGACCAGACGAACCCGCTTTCGGAAATCACGCACAAGCGGCGCCTCTCGGCCCTGGGCCCGGGGGGGCTGACCCGCGAGAGGGCGGGCTTCGAGGTCCGGGACGTCCATCCCACCCATTACGGCAGGATATGCCCGGTGGAGACCCCGGAGGGGCCCAACATCGGCCTCATCACCTCGCTGGCCTCCTACGCGCGGGTCAATGAATACGGGTTCATCGAGGTGCCCTACAAGAAAGTGCGGGACGGCAAGGTCACCGACCGGGTCGACTACTTCTCGGCCATCGAGGGCGAGAAGTTCATCATCGCCGAGGCCACCAGCCCCGTGGACGGCAGCGGACGCCTGGTGGGCGACACCATCTCGGCCCGGGTGGGAGGGGACTTCCGCATCGTTACCCCGGAGGAGGTCCAGTACATGGACGTCTCGCCGAAGCAGATCGTGGGCGTTTCGGCGGCCCTCATCCCCTTCCTTGAAAACGACGACGCCAACCGCGCCCTCATGGGCTCCAACATGCAGCGCCAGGCGGTCCCGCTCCTGAGGAGCGAGGCCCCCGTGGTGGGCACCGGCATGGAGCACGCGGCGGCCAGGGACTCCGGGGCCATCGTGCTGGCGCGAAACGCCGGGACGGTCACCTCGGTGGACGCCAAGCGCATCGTGGTCAGCACGAAGGACGGCGGCGTGGACATCTACAACCTCATCAAGTACCGCCGCTCCAACCAGGCCACCAACATCAACCAGAAGCCCGTGGTGGGCGCGGGCGACAGGGTGCAGAAGGGAGACCTCCTGGCCGACAGCTCCTCCACCGACAGGGGCGAGCTGGCCCTGGGCAAGGACGTCCTGGTGGCCTTCATGCCCTGGGGCGGGTACAACTTCGAGGACGCCATCCTCCTGAGCGAAAGGCTGGTCAAGGACGACGTCTTCACCTCCATACACATCGAGGACTTCGAGATGGAGGCCCGCGAGACGAAGCTCGGTCCCGAGGAGATTACCCGCGACATCCCCAACGTGGGCGAGGAGGCCCTGGGCGACCTGGACGAAAGCGGCATCATCCGCACCGGGGCCAAGGTCAAGCCCGGCGACATCCTGGTGGGCAAGGTCACCCCCAAGGGGGAGACCCAGCTGACGCCGGAGGAGAAGCTGCTGCGCGCCATCTTCGGCGAGAAGGCCGAGGAGGTTAAGGAGAGCTGCCTGTACGTGCCCCCCGGCGTGGAGGGGACGGTCATAGACACCCGCATCCTGAGCAGGAAGGGCGTGAAGAAGGACGCCCGGGCAAAGCAGATAGAGGAGGCCGAGATACAGCGGCTTCAGCGGGACCTGGAGGAAGAGGTCCGGCTCATCCGGGAGGACAAGAACAGGCGGCTCCGCCAGCTCCTCGTGGGGCAGAGCCTGGCCGAGGACTTCTCGCCTCCCCGGAGCAAGGCGGTCCTCATCCCCAAGGGCAAGAAGATAACCGAGAAACTCCTGGAGGAGGTCAAGGACGAGCACCTCACCAAGCTCAAGGTCCAGAACACCGACGTGCTGGACAGGATGCTGGAGGTCAACACCGAGGGCGCCCAGTACGTGCGGCAGCTGGAGAAGCGCTATGACGAGAAGATAGAGAACGTCAAGAAGGGCGACGACCTGCCCCCCGGCGTGAACAAGTCGGTGAAGGTCTTCATCGCCATGAAGCGGCGCATCCAGCCCGGGGACAAGATGGCCGGACGGCACGGCAACAAGGGCGTGGTCTCCGTGGTGCTCCCGGCCGAGGACATGCCCTATTTGCCCGACGGCACCCCGGTGGACATCTGTCTGAACCCCCTGGGGGTGCCCTCCCGCATGAACGTGGGGCAGATACTGGAGACCCACCTGGGATGGGCCGCCAAGAACCTGGGGCTGTACACGGCGACCCCGGTCTTCGAGGGGGCCCGGGAGCCGGACATCAAGGACCTCCTGAAGAAGGCCGGGCTTCCCCTGAACGGGCAGCCCGTCCTGTACGACGGCAAGACCGGCGAGCCTTTCCGCAGGCCGGTCACCGTGGGCTACATGTACATGATGAAGCTGCACCACCTGGTGGACGACAAGATTCACGCGCGCTCCATCGGTCCGTACTCCCTGGTCACCCAGCAGCCCCTGGGCGGAAAG from Nitrospirota bacterium encodes:
- the rpoB gene encoding DNA-directed RNA polymerase subunit beta, coding for MAKALRERLDFGKVRSILDVPNLIDLQVSSFESFLQMKVPPEKRRDGGLQAAFLSVFPISDYNETASIEFMEYAVGEPKFAIEECMHKGLTYAAPLRIRVKLNLWERSDGTKKLKESKEQEVYIGEMPLMSETGTFIVNGTERVIVSQLHRSPGVFFSHDKGKSHTSGRLLYSARVIPARGSWLDFEFDSKDILYVRIDRRKKLPATIVLKALGYSNEDLLRTFYPVETVRIHKDRFTRPVSKILVGTRSADAIELPGGGEAVVKPGGKITRGAIKKLEQAGIAEIPVRREEIVGRITLRDVIDPETGEVVVESNEPLSEEVLERVISLGISELELLYIDNTNYLPSLRDTLLTDKVTTQDQALVEIYKKLRPGEPPTMSAARDLFDGLFFDPKRYDLSPVGRLKINKRLDIDVPLETKVLTDRDIVEIVRALLELRTGRGEVDDIDHLGNRRVRAVGELLENQFRIGLVRMERAIKEKMTLTELEEAMPHDLVNAKPVIASVKEFFGSSQLSQFMDQTNPLSEITHKRRLSALGPGGLTRERAGFEVRDVHPTHYGRICPVETPEGPNIGLITSLASYARVNEYGFIEVPYKKVRDGKVTDRVDYFSAIEGEKFIIAEATSPVDGSGRLVGDTISARVGGDFRIVTPEEVQYMDVSPKQIVGVSAALIPFLENDDANRALMGSNMQRQAVPLLRSEAPVVGTGMEHAAARDSGAIVLARNAGTVTSVDAKRIVVSTKDGGVDIYNLIKYRRSNQATNINQKPVVGAGDRVQKGDLLADSSSTDRGELALGKDVLVAFMPWGGYNFEDAILLSERLVKDDVFTSIHIEDFEMEARETKLGPEEITRDIPNVGEEALGDLDESGIIRTGAKVKPGDILVGKVTPKGETQLTPEEKLLRAIFGEKAEEVKESCLYVPPGVEGTVIDTRILSRKGVKKDARAKQIEEAEIQRLQRDLEEEVRLIREDKNRRLRQLLVGQSLAEDFSPPRSKAVLIPKGKKITEKLLEEVKDEHLTKLKVQNTDVLDRMLEVNTEGAQYVRQLEKRYDEKIENVKKGDDLPPGVNKSVKVFIAMKRRIQPGDKMAGRHGNKGVVSVVLPAEDMPYLPDGTPVDICLNPLGVPSRMNVGQILETHLGWAAKNLGLYTATPVFEGAREPDIKDLLKKAGLPLNGQPVLYDGKTGEPFRRPVTVGYMYMMKLHHLVDDKIHARSIGPYSLVTQQPLGGKAQFGGQRLGEMEVWALEAYGASHTLQEFLTVKSDDISGRAKTYEAIVKGEPGFEPGVPESFHVLIKELQSLGLDVELLEKKQKGE